In Streptomyces violaceusniger Tu 4113, one DNA window encodes the following:
- a CDS encoding HAMP domain-containing sensor histidine kinase, whose protein sequence is MRFHRLPLRSRLALLTAVAVAVAVAVSAFACWLIVREQLSAQLDSSLRNVKVDERNVLSILEACQSPEGADGHTPRALGSYSVQIVLADGSRCTQPGATQLPVTTADVEVAVGQRPNALHDATGAGGGGDMRVYTYRPTEGPGSPLPRGIAVSMARPLSEVQHPLGTLTLVLALVAGVGVVGAGAAGLWIARTGLKPVDRLTEAVEHVARTEDLAVRIPAEGDDEIARLSRSFNSMTAALTSSRDRQQQLIADAGHELRTPLTSLRTNIELLARSEETGRALPPADRKALMGSVKAQMTELAALIGDLQELSRPDALPGSGPPQVIALHEVARTALERARLRGAHLTINASIEPWYVRGEAATLERSLVNLLDNAVKFSPSGGVIDVVLRSGEVRVRDHGPGIPAEELPHVFERFWRSPSARSMPGSGLGLSIVARTVQQAGGQVGLEAAPGGGTVAWIRLPGAPTAPPGIDVD, encoded by the coding sequence GTGAGGTTCCACAGATTGCCGCTGCGCTCGCGGCTGGCCCTGCTGACCGCGGTGGCTGTCGCGGTGGCGGTGGCGGTGTCCGCGTTCGCGTGCTGGCTGATCGTCCGGGAGCAGCTCAGCGCCCAACTCGACTCGTCCCTGCGCAACGTCAAGGTGGACGAGCGCAATGTGCTGAGCATCCTGGAGGCGTGCCAGAGCCCCGAGGGCGCCGACGGCCACACCCCGCGCGCCCTCGGCTCGTACTCCGTGCAGATCGTGCTGGCCGACGGAAGCCGCTGCACCCAGCCCGGGGCCACCCAGCTCCCGGTGACCACCGCCGATGTGGAGGTGGCCGTCGGGCAGCGGCCGAACGCGCTGCATGACGCGACGGGCGCGGGCGGCGGCGGGGACATGCGGGTGTACACCTACCGGCCGACCGAGGGCCCCGGCAGCCCGCTGCCGCGCGGGATCGCCGTCTCCATGGCCCGCCCGCTGAGCGAGGTCCAGCATCCGCTGGGCACGCTCACCCTCGTCCTCGCGCTCGTCGCCGGGGTCGGCGTCGTCGGCGCGGGCGCCGCGGGCCTGTGGATCGCCAGGACCGGGCTCAAGCCCGTGGACCGGCTGACCGAGGCGGTCGAGCATGTGGCCCGCACGGAGGATCTGGCCGTCCGCATCCCGGCGGAGGGCGATGACGAGATCGCCCGGCTGTCCCGGTCGTTCAACTCCATGACGGCGGCCCTCACCTCCTCCCGCGACCGTCAGCAGCAGCTCATCGCGGATGCCGGACATGAGCTGCGCACCCCGCTCACCTCGCTGCGGACCAATATCGAACTGCTCGCCCGCAGCGAGGAGACCGGCCGCGCGCTGCCGCCCGCCGACCGTAAGGCGCTCATGGGGAGCGTCAAGGCGCAGATGACCGAGCTGGCCGCGCTGATCGGCGATCTGCAGGAGCTGTCCCGGCCCGACGCCCTGCCCGGCAGCGGCCCCCCGCAGGTGATCGCCCTGCACGAGGTGGCGCGGACGGCCCTGGAGCGGGCCCGGCTGCGCGGTGCGCATCTCACGATCAACGCCTCGATCGAGCCCTGGTACGTCCGCGGCGAGGCGGCCACGCTGGAGCGGTCGCTGGTCAACCTCCTCGACAACGCCGTGAAGTTCAGCCCATCGGGTGGTGTGATCGACGTTGTCCTCAGAAGCGGAGAGGTAAGGGTGCGCGACCACGGCCCCGGCATCCCCGCCGAGGAACTGCCGCATGTCTTCGAGCGCTTCTGGCGCTCCCCGTCCGCCCGCAGCATGCCCGGTTCGGGGCTCGGCCTGTCGATCGTGGCCCGTACGGTCCAGCAGGCAGGCGGCCAGGTGGGGCTGGAAGCGGCCCCGGGCGGCGGCACCGTCGCCTGGATCAGGCTCCCGGGGGCGCCGACGGCTCCGCCGGGGATCGACGTCGACTGA
- a CDS encoding LacI family DNA-binding transcriptional regulator, which translates to MAKVTRDDVARLAGTSTAVVSYVINNGPRPVAPATRERVLAAIKELGYRPDRVAQAMASRRTDLIGLIVPDARQPFFAEMAHAVEQAAAERGKMVLVGNSDYLDEREVHYLRAFLGMRVSGLILISQGPSENAAAEIEAWDARVVLLHERPEAIDDVAVVLDDVGGAQLAVRHLLEHGHDYVACLGGTEITPTIGDPVTDHVEGWRRAMHEAGRPTEGRLFQAPYNRYDAYKVALDLLAGPDRPPAIFCATDDQAFGVLRAARELRIEVPQELAVAGFDDVKEAHLTDPPLTTVGSDRPAMARAAVDLVLDDGVRLASSRRERVKQFPSALVVRHSCGCV; encoded by the coding sequence GTGGCCAAGGTGACGCGGGATGATGTGGCAAGGCTTGCGGGGACTTCGACCGCGGTCGTCAGTTACGTCATCAATAACGGACCCCGGCCGGTCGCCCCGGCCACGCGCGAGCGGGTGCTTGCCGCGATCAAGGAGCTCGGCTACCGGCCGGACCGCGTCGCGCAGGCGATGGCGAGCCGCCGGACCGATCTCATAGGGCTGATCGTTCCGGACGCCCGGCAGCCGTTCTTCGCGGAGATGGCACACGCCGTCGAGCAGGCGGCCGCCGAGCGCGGAAAGATGGTGCTGGTCGGCAACTCCGACTACCTCGACGAGCGCGAAGTGCACTATCTGCGCGCCTTCCTGGGGATGCGGGTGTCCGGGCTGATCCTCATCAGCCAGGGCCCGAGCGAGAACGCGGCGGCCGAGATCGAGGCGTGGGACGCCCGGGTGGTGCTGCTGCACGAGCGGCCCGAGGCGATCGACGACGTGGCGGTGGTGCTGGACGACGTCGGCGGCGCGCAGCTCGCGGTGCGGCATCTGCTGGAGCACGGCCATGACTACGTGGCGTGCCTCGGCGGCACCGAGATAACCCCGACCATCGGCGACCCCGTCACCGACCACGTCGAGGGCTGGCGCCGCGCGATGCACGAGGCGGGCCGCCCCACGGAGGGGCGGCTCTTCCAGGCCCCGTACAACCGGTACGACGCCTATAAGGTCGCCCTCGACCTGCTGGCCGGCCCCGACCGGCCCCCGGCCATCTTCTGCGCCACCGACGACCAGGCTTTCGGGGTGCTGCGGGCCGCGCGTGAGCTGCGGATCGAGGTACCGCAGGAGCTGGCGGTGGCCGGCTTCGACGATGTGAAGGAAGCCCACCTCACCGACCCCCCGCTGACCACGGTCGGCTCCGACCGCCCCGCGATGGCGCGCGCCGCGGTCGATCTGGTGCTGGACGACGGCGTCCGCCTGGCCAGCTCCCGCCGCGAGCGGGTCAAGCAGTTCCCGTCGGCCCTGGTGGTCCGCCACTCCTGCGGCTGCGTCTAG
- a CDS encoding alpha/beta hydrolase, translated as MTGERRATLLTDDGVSIEALYEPSPAPGTEPSDHLVLVVGHGFTGALERPALRRVASAFRQRTAVITFSFRGHGRSGGRSTVGDREVLDLAAAVRWARRLGHRRVVTVGFSMGGSVVIRQAALYGKNEEMQPVHVAHDGERTGRSPGRTDPAAASTGGQAPGAPGEAADGAAPDAVVAVSAPARWYYRGTAPMRRVHWAITRPAGRLVSRYGLRTRIDPRGWAVDPLSPVAAAPLIAPTPLLIVHGDRDPYFPLDHPRMLASAADPSASELWIEPGFGHAETAASPALLDRIADWAAAHA; from the coding sequence ATGACAGGAGAGCGGCGGGCCACGCTGCTGACCGATGACGGCGTCTCGATCGAGGCGCTGTACGAGCCTTCCCCGGCGCCCGGCACCGAACCCTCCGACCATCTCGTGCTGGTGGTCGGGCACGGGTTCACCGGCGCCCTGGAGCGCCCCGCGCTACGACGGGTGGCGTCGGCGTTTCGCCAGCGTACGGCCGTGATCACGTTCTCGTTCCGGGGCCATGGCCGGTCCGGCGGGCGGTCCACGGTCGGCGATCGCGAGGTGCTGGACCTGGCCGCCGCGGTGCGCTGGGCGCGTCGCCTCGGGCATCGGCGGGTCGTCACGGTCGGCTTCTCGATGGGCGGGTCGGTGGTGATCCGGCAGGCGGCGCTGTACGGGAAGAACGAAGAAATGCAGCCGGTGCATGTCGCACACGATGGGGAGCGCACGGGGCGCTCGCCAGGGCGCACGGACCCCGCGGCCGCCTCGACGGGCGGCCAGGCGCCGGGCGCGCCCGGCGAGGCGGCCGACGGCGCCGCGCCCGATGCCGTGGTCGCGGTGAGCGCACCCGCCCGCTGGTACTACCGGGGCACCGCGCCCATGCGGCGGGTCCACTGGGCGATCACCCGGCCGGCGGGCCGACTGGTCTCCCGCTACGGGCTGCGCACCCGGATCGACCCGCGCGGGTGGGCCGTCGATCCGCTGTCCCCGGTGGCCGCGGCGCCGCTGATCGCGCCGACGCCGCTGCTGATCGTGCACGGCGACCGGGATCCGTACTTCCCGCTGGACCATCCGCGGATGCTGGCGTCGGCGGCGGACCCGTCCGCCTCGGAGCTGTGGATCGAACCGGGCTTCGGCCACGCCGAGACCGCCGCCTCCCCCGCCCTGCTGGACCGCATCGCCGACTGGGCGGCGGCCCACGCCTGA
- a CDS encoding ABC transporter ATP-binding protein translates to MSGTSAPRRGPAPGAGPGRFMGGQPTERSLDFRGSGRRLLARLRPERGIALLVLALGTGSVALAVAGPKILGEATDLIFAGLIGRQLPDGAGKEQAVQWLRDRDQGTVADMVASMDVTPGQGIDFHAVGIVLLWATALYVVAALLGLVQARVATAIVQRAVFRLREDVEHKLARLPLSYFDKQSRGEVLSRATNDIDNIQQTLQQTLSQILASLLTIVGVLSMMFWISPLLALVALITVPVSVWVTTRIGKRAQPQFVAQWKTTGKLNAHIEEMYTGHSLVKVFGREKESAELFREQNDKLYAAGFKAQSISGLIQPSMMFIGNLNYVLVAVVGGLRVASGALSIGDVQAFVQYSRQFSQPLTQVASMANMVQSGVASAERVFELLDAPEQSAEPVDARRPEAVRGQVAFEDVSFRYQPETPLIDGLSLSVRPGQTVAIVGPTGAGKTTLVNLLMRFYEVSGGRITLDGVDIAEMSREELRSHIGMVLQDTWLFGGTIAENIAYGAQGATFEKIVEAATATYVDRFVRTLPDGYDSVIDEEGSNVSAGEKQLITIARAFLSEPSILVLDEATSSVDTRTEVLIQRAMASLRSGRTSFVIAHRLSTIRDADVILVMESGRIVEQGSHDALLAAGGAYARLYASQFAEPVAEAE, encoded by the coding sequence ATGAGCGGCACCTCGGCACCCCGCAGGGGCCCGGCGCCCGGCGCCGGACCCGGCCGCTTCATGGGCGGGCAGCCGACCGAGCGGTCCCTGGACTTCCGCGGCTCCGGCCGCCGGCTGCTGGCCCGGCTCCGCCCCGAGCGCGGTATCGCGCTGCTGGTGCTCGCGCTGGGCACGGGCAGCGTCGCGCTCGCGGTGGCGGGTCCGAAGATCCTCGGCGAGGCGACCGACCTGATCTTCGCGGGCCTCATCGGACGGCAACTGCCCGACGGGGCCGGCAAGGAGCAGGCCGTCCAGTGGCTGCGCGACAGGGACCAGGGCACGGTCGCCGACATGGTGGCCTCGATGGACGTCACCCCCGGCCAGGGCATCGACTTCCACGCGGTCGGCATCGTGCTGCTGTGGGCCACGGCGTTGTACGTCGTCGCCGCGCTTCTGGGCCTGGTGCAGGCGCGGGTGGCCACGGCCATCGTCCAGCGCGCGGTCTTCCGGCTGCGCGAGGACGTGGAGCACAAGCTGGCGCGGCTGCCGCTGTCGTACTTCGACAAGCAGTCGCGCGGTGAGGTGCTCTCGCGCGCCACCAACGACATCGACAACATCCAGCAGACGCTGCAGCAGACCCTCAGCCAGATCCTGGCCTCGCTGCTGACGATCGTGGGCGTGCTGTCGATGATGTTCTGGATCTCGCCGCTGCTGGCGCTGGTGGCGCTGATCACCGTCCCGGTCTCGGTGTGGGTGACGACGCGCATCGGCAAGCGCGCCCAGCCGCAGTTCGTCGCCCAGTGGAAGACCACGGGCAAGCTCAACGCCCATATCGAGGAGATGTACACCGGCCACTCGCTGGTGAAGGTCTTCGGGCGGGAGAAGGAGTCCGCGGAGCTGTTCCGGGAGCAGAACGACAAGCTCTACGCGGCGGGCTTCAAGGCCCAGTCCATCTCCGGGCTGATCCAGCCCTCGATGATGTTCATCGGGAACCTCAACTATGTGCTGGTGGCCGTGGTCGGCGGGCTCCGGGTGGCCTCCGGCGCGCTGTCGATCGGCGATGTCCAGGCGTTCGTCCAGTACTCCCGGCAGTTCAGCCAGCCGCTCACCCAGGTGGCCTCCATGGCCAACATGGTGCAGTCGGGCGTGGCCTCCGCCGAGCGGGTCTTCGAGCTGCTGGACGCGCCGGAGCAGAGCGCGGAGCCGGTGGACGCGCGGCGGCCGGAGGCGGTGCGGGGGCAGGTCGCGTTCGAGGACGTCTCCTTCCGCTACCAGCCGGAGACACCGCTCATCGACGGCCTGTCGCTGTCGGTGCGGCCCGGGCAGACGGTGGCCATCGTCGGCCCGACCGGCGCCGGGAAGACCACGCTGGTCAATCTGCTGATGCGGTTCTACGAGGTCAGCGGCGGGCGGATCACGCTGGACGGGGTGGACATCGCCGAGATGTCACGGGAGGAGCTGCGCTCCCATATCGGGATGGTGCTGCAGGACACCTGGCTGTTCGGTGGGACGATCGCCGAGAACATCGCGTACGGCGCGCAAGGGGCGACCTTCGAGAAGATCGTCGAGGCGGCGACGGCCACCTATGTGGACCGCTTCGTACGGACCCTGCCGGACGGCTACGACTCGGTGATCGACGAGGAGGGCTCCAATGTCAGCGCCGGGGAGAAGCAGCTCATCACGATCGCCCGGGCGTTCCTCTCCGAGCCGTCGATCCTGGTGCTGGACGAGGCCACCAGCTCGGTCGACACCCGTACCGAGGTCCTCATCCAGCGGGCGATGGCCTCGCTGCGGAGCGGCCGTACCAGCTTCGTGATCGCGCACCGGCTGTCGACCATCCGGGACGCGGACGTGATCCTGGTGATGGAGTCGGGGCGGATCGTGGAGCAGGGCTCGCATGACGCGCTGCTCGCGGCGGGCGGTGCGTACGCCCGGCTGTACGCGTCCCAGTTCGCGGAGCCCGTGGCGGAGGCCGAGTAG
- a CDS encoding response regulator transcription factor, translated as MSSLLLLTNALQPSTEVLPALGLLLHSVRVAPAEGPALVDTPGADVILIDGRRDLPQVRSLCQLLRSTGPGCPLILVVTEGGLAAVTADWGVDDVLLDTAGPAEVEARLRLAMGRQQITTDDSPTEIRNGDLSVDEATYSAKLKGRVLDLTFKEFELLKYLAQHPGRVFTRAQLLQEVWGYDYFGGTRTVDVHVRRLRAKLGPEHESLIGTVRNVGYRFVAPEKVERAAEEARANAAARGAAPGDAARGEHPGEAPGSVARAAAARPANS; from the coding sequence ATGAGTTCCCTCCTGCTGCTGACCAACGCACTTCAGCCCTCGACGGAGGTGCTCCCCGCCCTCGGCCTCCTGCTGCACAGCGTGCGGGTGGCTCCCGCCGAAGGCCCGGCCCTGGTGGACACCCCGGGAGCCGATGTCATCCTGATCGACGGCCGCCGCGATCTGCCGCAGGTGCGCAGCCTGTGCCAGTTGCTGCGGTCCACCGGCCCCGGCTGCCCGCTGATCCTGGTGGTGACCGAGGGCGGGCTGGCCGCCGTCACCGCCGACTGGGGCGTCGACGACGTCCTGTTGGACACCGCGGGCCCGGCGGAGGTCGAGGCCCGGCTGCGGCTGGCCATGGGCCGCCAGCAGATCACCACCGACGACAGCCCGACGGAGATCCGCAACGGCGATCTGTCGGTCGACGAGGCCACCTACAGCGCCAAGCTCAAGGGGCGTGTGCTCGATCTCACATTCAAGGAGTTCGAGCTGCTGAAGTATCTCGCGCAGCACCCCGGCCGGGTCTTCACCCGGGCGCAGCTCCTGCAGGAGGTCTGGGGCTACGACTACTTCGGCGGCACCCGCACCGTGGACGTCCATGTCCGGCGGCTGCGCGCCAAGCTGGGCCCGGAGCACGAGTCCCTGATCGGCACCGTGCGGAACGTGGGCTACCGCTTCGTCGCGCCGGAGAAGGTCGAGCGCGCCGCCGAGGAGGCCCGGGCCAACGCCGCGGCGCGGGGCGCCGCGCCGGGCGACGCGGCGCGCGGCGAGCACCCCGGCGAGGCGCCCGGCTCCGTGGCGAGGGCCGCTGCCGCACGACCGGCCAACAGCTAG
- a CDS encoding ABC transporter ATP-binding protein gives MQLRTLGSDPATGLGRHRRTGRPRPYGRHQPKAAPRLPEEYLPVDAGDSEHGEPGGEPGEPGGEPGEPGGEPGEPGGEGAAPWLPSRQAFRRFWPLTRGDRRWLVLICACVIAAALAETAAILLFSDLTDNALRQGSLGAFWVPAAQWLAVAVLGAAVGYTGNSLAVWIAERFVLRLRARVFAHVQDLPPHFFQRHRQGDLVERLTGDVESIEQMVVSGVVSTVAALFSTVFFSVAAFQLRWDLALVTFVLAPLFWLAARRFSGRIGSVARDERVADGAITSVVEESLGNVVLTQAYNRKDAEERRLGREARAWMRASVAGARMSELYEQLVEVIETLCVLAVIGLGAWEISQDRMTIGQLLAFAAFLGYLYPPIRNLGQLGLTLTAATAGAERLLEILDAEPAVSDPPPGAAVAPWRVHGTVEFDRVGFRYPGGDRRTLADVSFTARPGEFVLITGASGAGKSTVSKLLTRFYDPAEGYVRLDGVPLYAMPLGFLRTNVTLLPQETLILHDTIRENIACGRPGAAEHEIVRAARDAAAHDFITALPEGYDTRIDPHTARLSGGQLQRIAIARAMLRDAPVLVLDEPTTGLDALAARRVVRPLRRLMSGRTTLMITHDLNLAPDADRILVLDHGRVVETGTHRELLALNGAYARLHGSGNGALEGPLEGGSLDRPLGGSPTSTDPQPTLRLGPF, from the coding sequence ATGCAGCTCCGCACGCTCGGGTCCGACCCGGCCACCGGCCTCGGCCGGCATCGGCGCACCGGGCGGCCGCGCCCTTACGGTCGTCATCAGCCGAAGGCGGCCCCGCGGCTCCCCGAGGAGTACCTGCCTGTCGACGCGGGGGACAGCGAGCACGGCGAACCCGGCGGCGAACCCGGCGAACCCGGCGGCGAACCCGGCGAACCCGGCGGCGAACCCGGGGAACCCGGCGGCGAGGGGGCCGCTCCGTGGCTGCCCTCGCGGCAGGCGTTCCGCCGGTTCTGGCCGCTCACCAGGGGCGACCGGCGCTGGCTGGTGCTCATCTGCGCCTGTGTCATCGCCGCGGCGCTCGCCGAGACCGCCGCGATCCTGCTGTTCTCCGATCTGACCGACAACGCCCTGCGGCAGGGCTCGCTCGGCGCGTTCTGGGTGCCTGCCGCGCAGTGGCTCGCGGTCGCGGTGCTCGGCGCGGCCGTCGGCTATACGGGCAACTCGCTCGCCGTATGGATCGCCGAGCGGTTCGTACTGCGGCTGCGGGCCCGGGTCTTCGCGCATGTGCAGGATCTGCCGCCGCACTTCTTCCAGCGCCACCGCCAGGGCGATCTGGTCGAACGCCTCACCGGGGACGTGGAGTCCATCGAGCAGATGGTGGTCTCCGGGGTGGTGAGCACCGTCGCCGCCCTCTTCAGCACGGTCTTCTTCTCGGTCGCCGCCTTCCAGTTGCGCTGGGACCTGGCGCTGGTCACCTTTGTCCTGGCGCCGCTCTTCTGGCTGGCCGCGCGACGCTTCTCCGGGCGGATCGGGTCGGTGGCGAGGGACGAGCGGGTCGCCGACGGTGCGATCACCTCCGTCGTGGAGGAGTCGCTCGGCAACGTCGTGCTGACGCAGGCGTACAACCGTAAGGACGCCGAGGAGCGGCGGCTGGGCCGGGAGGCCCGTGCGTGGATGCGGGCGTCGGTGGCCGGTGCCCGGATGAGCGAGCTGTACGAGCAACTGGTCGAGGTCATCGAGACGCTGTGCGTGCTCGCCGTGATCGGGCTCGGCGCCTGGGAGATCTCCCAGGACCGGATGACCATCGGGCAGTTGCTGGCCTTCGCCGCCTTCCTCGGCTATCTCTATCCGCCGATCCGCAACCTCGGACAGCTCGGTCTCACCCTTACGGCGGCGACGGCGGGCGCCGAGCGGCTGCTGGAGATCCTCGACGCCGAGCCCGCCGTGAGCGATCCGCCGCCCGGGGCCGCGGTGGCGCCGTGGCGGGTGCACGGCACGGTGGAGTTCGACCGGGTCGGCTTCCGCTACCCCGGGGGCGACCGGCGCACCCTGGCCGACGTCTCGTTCACCGCCCGGCCGGGTGAGTTCGTGCTGATCACCGGGGCGAGCGGGGCGGGCAAGTCCACCGTCTCCAAACTGCTGACGCGCTTCTACGACCCGGCGGAGGGATACGTACGGCTCGACGGCGTGCCCCTGTACGCGATGCCGCTGGGCTTTCTGCGGACGAACGTGACGCTGCTGCCGCAGGAGACCCTGATCCTGCACGACACCATCCGCGAGAACATCGCCTGCGGCCGCCCCGGGGCCGCCGAGCACGAGATCGTCCGGGCGGCGCGGGACGCCGCCGCGCACGACTTCATCACGGCGTTGCCGGAGGGCTACGACACCCGGATCGACCCGCATACGGCGCGGCTGTCCGGCGGCCAATTGCAGCGCATCGCCATCGCCCGCGCAATGCTGCGCGACGCGCCCGTCCTCGTCCTGGACGAGCCCACCACCGGTCTGGACGCGCTGGCCGCGCGGCGCGTCGTCCGGCCGCTGCGGCGGCTGATGTCCGGCCGCACCACGCTCATGATCACCCACGATCTGAACCTGGCACCGGACGCGGACCGCATCCTGGTGCTGGACCACGGGAGGGTGGTGGAGACCGGCACCCATCGCGAACTGCTGGCGCTGAACGGCGCGTACGCCCGGCTGCACGGCTCCGGGAACGGCGCTCTGGAGGGCCCCCTGGAGGGCGGCTCGTTGGACCGCCCCCTGGGCGGCTCCCCGACGAGCACGGACCCCCAACCGACGCTCCGGCTCGGGCCGTTCTGA
- a CDS encoding S1C family serine protease produces the protein MTDSTRRSGADEPYPFSYGGGAGYPDPPGYEPQQAVTTPSGVTVWPSGGSGGGGGVGEEGGAFAGEGAHGGGGRRRARASRPVALIAAVAAVAALVGGGAAALVTNATQKSDTTVSTPVVNAKSTSSSGVSAVAAAVSPSIVEVSASGTSGQSTGSGVVITSGGEVITNNHVVSGADSIKVTFSDGSKKTATVVGTDSKKDLALIKVEGASGLKPAALGDSSKVTVGDQVVAIGSPEGLTGTVTSGIVSALDREVTVSTDQSQGQGQGGQGQGGQGQGGGGGQWPFEFGGGRYNGDVGESTTTYKALQTDASLNPGNSGGALINMSGQVIGINSAMYSAASGQSSSSAGSVGLGFSIPVNTVKSDLASLRSGGSDGNA, from the coding sequence ATGACGGACAGCACCCGCCGTAGCGGCGCAGACGAGCCCTATCCCTTCTCGTACGGCGGTGGTGCGGGGTATCCCGATCCGCCCGGGTATGAGCCTCAGCAGGCGGTCACCACGCCGTCCGGGGTCACCGTGTGGCCGAGTGGTGGCAGTGGTGGTGGGGGCGGGGTCGGGGAGGAGGGCGGGGCGTTCGCGGGTGAGGGGGCGCATGGTGGCGGAGGGCGGCGCAGGGCGCGGGCGTCGCGTCCGGTCGCGCTGATCGCGGCCGTGGCGGCGGTCGCGGCGCTCGTGGGCGGCGGGGCGGCCGCGCTGGTCACCAACGCCACGCAGAAGTCCGACACCACGGTCTCCACCCCTGTGGTCAACGCCAAATCCACCAGCAGCAGCGGGGTTTCGGCCGTCGCGGCGGCCGTCAGCCCCAGCATCGTGGAGGTCAGCGCGAGCGGCACCAGCGGTCAGTCCACCGGTTCCGGCGTGGTCATCACCAGCGGCGGCGAGGTCATCACCAACAACCATGTGGTCTCCGGCGCCGACTCGATCAAGGTGACCTTCAGCGACGGCAGTAAGAAGACCGCGACGGTCGTCGGCACCGACAGCAAGAAGGACCTCGCGCTGATCAAGGTGGAGGGTGCGAGCGGGCTCAAGCCCGCGGCCCTCGGCGACTCCAGCAAGGTCACGGTGGGCGACCAGGTCGTGGCCATCGGCTCGCCGGAGGGCCTTACCGGCACCGTCACCAGCGGCATCGTCTCCGCGCTCGACCGCGAGGTCACCGTCTCCACGGACCAGAGCCAGGGCCAGGGGCAAGGCGGCCAGGGGCAAGGCGGTCAGGGGCAGGGTGGCGGCGGCGGTCAGTGGCCCTTCGAGTTCGGCGGCGGCCGGTACAACGGCGACGTCGGCGAGTCGACCACCACCTACAAGGCCCTCCAGACCGACGCCTCGCTCAACCCCGGCAACTCCGGCGGCGCGCTGATCAACATGAGCGGCCAGGTCATCGGCATCAACTCCGCGATGTACTCGGCGGCCTCGGGCCAGAGCTCAAGCAGTGCGGGCAGCGTCGGCCTCGGCTTCTCGATCCCGGTCAACACGGTCAAGTCCGATCTCGCCTCCCTGCGCTCGGGCGGCAGTGACGGCAACGCCTGA
- a CDS encoding response regulator transcription factor, producing MSPADHGDQPARILIVDDEPAVREALQRSLVFEGYATETAVDGLDALDKVGSYDPELIVLDVLMPRMDGLTAARRLRATGVTLPILMLTARDTVGDRVTGLDAGADDYLVKPFELDELLARLRALLRRSSYTGLQGAALPEGDVMAFGDLRMDLTTRDVTRGGRRVELTRTEFTLLEMFLAHPRQVLTREQILKAVWGFDFEPSSNSLDVYVMYLRRKTEAAGEPRLVHTVRGVGYVLRPAEGDPS from the coding sequence ATGAGCCCCGCCGACCACGGCGATCAGCCCGCCCGCATCCTGATCGTCGACGACGAGCCGGCCGTCCGGGAAGCCCTGCAGCGCAGCCTCGTCTTCGAGGGCTACGCGACCGAGACCGCCGTGGACGGACTGGACGCGCTGGACAAGGTCGGCTCCTACGACCCCGAACTGATCGTGCTCGATGTGCTGATGCCCCGGATGGACGGGCTGACCGCCGCGCGGCGGCTGCGCGCCACCGGGGTGACGCTGCCGATCCTCATGCTCACCGCGCGGGACACGGTCGGCGACCGGGTCACCGGGCTCGACGCGGGCGCGGATGACTACCTCGTCAAACCCTTCGAACTGGACGAACTGCTGGCCCGCCTCCGCGCCCTGCTGCGCCGCAGCTCCTACACGGGCCTTCAGGGCGCGGCGCTCCCTGAGGGCGACGTGATGGCCTTTGGCGATCTGCGGATGGACCTGACCACCCGCGATGTCACCCGGGGCGGGCGCCGCGTCGAGCTGACGCGCACCGAGTTCACCCTGCTGGAGATGTTCCTGGCCCATCCCCGTCAGGTGCTCACCCGTGAGCAGATCCTGAAGGCGGTGTGGGGCTTCGACTTCGAGCCGTCGTCCAACTCGCTGGACGTGTACGTGATGTATCTGCGCCGTAAGACCGAGGCGGCCGGTGAGCCGCGGCTCGTGCACACCGTGCGCGGGGTGGGGTATGTGCTGCGGCCCGCGGAGGGCGATCCCTCGTGA